From the genome of Deltaproteobacteria bacterium:
CAGGCACTCGGATCGCACGGGCGAGCGGCGCTGGCACGTCGCCGGGCCGGCCTTCGTCGGGGCGCTCGGCCTGGCGTTCGTCGCGTATCTCCGTTCGCCAGTCGCGGCGCTCGCCGCCCTCTCGCTCGCCGCGCTCGGCACCTCGAGCACGCTCTGCCCGTTCTGGTCGATGCCCACGTCGCTCCTGCGCGGCACGGGGGCCGCCGCGGGCATCGCGCTCATCAACTCGATCGGCAACCTGGGCGGCTTCGTGGGCCCCTACCTGATCGGCCTCGTGAAGGACGCGACGGGCAGCTTCGCCGGCGGCCTCCTCGTGCTCGCCGGGGGGCTCGTCGCGGCGGGGCTCCTCGCGCTCGGCGCGGAGCGGCGCTGAGCGTGCCGCCGGCTCGCGAGAGCCAAGATCGAGATGCTCGCCCGGACGGCCTCCTCTGTCGGTTGCGTCGAGGCCGGTGGCTGGGTCAGTCTAGTCAGAGAGGCCCCCGTGCAAGTTGGCGTGTACGCAGCCAAAACCCATCTCTCACGCCTGCTCGACAGGGCGGCGCGCGGAGAGGAGGTCGTGATCACGCGCAACGGGAAGCCCATCGCGAGGCTGGTTCCGGTCCAACGACGCCGCGGGCCCAGGAAGCTCGGCGCTCTCCGCGGTAAGGTCCGGGTGGCTGCCGACTTCGACGCCCCGCTGCCGAAGGAGACCCTCGCCCTCTTCGAGGGGGTGCGCTGAGGCTGCTGCTCGACACGCACGCGCTGCTCTGGGCGCGGGCGCAGCCGCGACGTCTCCCTGGCCGCGTCGCGCACCTGGGAGATCGCCATCAAGGCGGCGCTCTGCGATCACCCACGCCCACACGAGGCGGGTTCGACGAGTTGCCGATCTCCATCGCGCACACCGCTCGTCTGCCGGCACTGCGGTGAAGAGCGGCAGACCGTAGTGTTTGGCGGGCACGCGATCCACCGTCGTTTGACGGGGGGCGCACCCTCCCTTACAGTCACGACAGTAAGACCATGCCTGTCAGCGTGCAAAAGGTCGGACCCAAGGGCCAGGTGACCCTCCCGAAGCACGTCCGGGACGCCCTCGGTCTCAAGACGGGCGATCTCGTGGAGACGGTGCTTGGCCGCGAGGGCGCGATCACCCGGCCGGTCGAGCTCCGGCTGAAGAAGGTCGATGTGAAGAAGCGGCTTGAGGCAGCGGAGCGGGCAGCGAAGGAGGGGCGGGTCCTCGGGCCCTTCACGTCGGCCAGCGCCGCGATGCGTGCCGTCAAGCAGTACGCCCGTGCGCGCCGTTCTCACTGAGCCCTTCGTCGACAGCCTCATCAAGGCGCCGCCCGAGATTCAAAAGCTCTTCGGGAAGCAACTCGCACAGCTCCTTCGAGACTTCCGGCACCCCTCGCTCCAGGCGAAGCGCTACGACGCTGAGCGTTTTCAGGCGCGCGTGAGCCAGGACTGGCGCTTCTATCGTACATCCTCCTCGACCTCCTCCCCCACCCGAAGTAGGTGCCTGCTCGACCGGGCGGCGCCTGGAGCCGAGCTCGGGGGAACGCGAGGGGCCCTTCTCGCTCGCTACGACAACTCAGCGGCGAGGGGCATGCGCCGCCAGAGTCCCCGTCCAGTGACGAGCGGGAGATCGAGCGCCGAGAGCAGCCCCGGCCGCGCGCGGCACACGGCGGGGATCGCGTTCACGAGCCGCGTCGCCGTGAGCAGCACGCCTCCGACGGCATGGTCGCCCCGCTCGTCCGCGAACTCGAACTCGCAGCGCATGGCGGGCGTGCCCTTGATGACCACGCGATAGCTGCCCTTGCCGGTCGGCCAGTCCGGCGCGAGGTCGTCGTCGAGCCGCGTCACGTGCTCCACGACGATCGCCGGCCGTCCACCGACGATGCCCTGCACCTCGAAGCGCAGCGCCGCCATGGTGCCCGGCTCGACGGTGTGCGGGCCAA
Proteins encoded in this window:
- a CDS encoding MFS transporter, whose protein sequence is FVLVTGLYGVGLWLPQIVKGLSGLGDVMVGIVSAVPYVAAAAGMVLVGRHSDRTGERRWHVAGPAFVGALGLAFVAYLRSPVAALAALSLAALGTSSTLCPFWSMPTSLLRGTGAAAGIALINSIGNLGGFVGPYLIGLVKDATGSFAGGLLVLAGGLVAAGLLALGAERR
- a CDS encoding type II toxin-antitoxin system Phd/YefM family antitoxin; translation: MLARTASSVGCVEAGGWVSLVREAPVQVGVYAAKTHLSRLLDRAARGEEVVITRNGKPIARLVPVQRRRGPRKLGALRGKVRVAADFDAPLPKETLALFEGVR
- a CDS encoding AbrB/MazE/SpoVT family DNA-binding domain-containing protein translates to MPVSVQKVGPKGQVTLPKHVRDALGLKTGDLVETVLGREGAITRPVELRLKKVDVKKRLEAAERAAKEGRVLGPFTSASAAMRAVKQYARARRSH